In Sphingobium sp. B2D3C, a genomic segment contains:
- a CDS encoding choice-of-anchor C family PEP-CTERM protein, which translates to MKGLLLGVAATLALPSAAQAATFINGDFETGNDPGTYFLRLGTDSTALTGWTITSGNVELIGGYWQSGSGSRSIDLNGSAQGAIAQTFDTIEGMTYNVDFLMAGNPEGGPAVKTLEVAATGNDGQLFSFDNTGFSKTNMGWTNYTYTFTASGNLTTLSFASMTDSPWTGPALDGVTVTAMSAVPVPEPTTWALMLGGFALIGSTLRRRQSVVQFS; encoded by the coding sequence ATGAAGGGACTGCTATTGGGGGTCGCGGCGACGCTCGCCCTCCCGTCCGCTGCGCAGGCAGCAACGTTCATCAACGGCGATTTCGAGACCGGTAACGATCCAGGCACCTATTTCCTCCGCCTGGGCACCGACAGCACGGCCCTGACGGGTTGGACCATCACCTCCGGCAATGTGGAGCTGATCGGCGGCTATTGGCAGTCGGGCAGCGGCAGCCGCAGTATCGATCTGAACGGCAGCGCCCAGGGCGCGATCGCACAGACGTTCGATACCATCGAAGGCATGACCTACAATGTCGACTTCCTGATGGCCGGCAATCCCGAAGGTGGGCCGGCGGTCAAGACGTTGGAAGTCGCCGCGACAGGCAATGACGGCCAGCTGTTCAGCTTCGACAATACCGGCTTCTCGAAGACCAATATGGGCTGGACGAACTACACCTACACCTTCACGGCCTCGGGCAACCTCACGACGCTCAGCTTTGCGTCGATGACCGACTCGCCCTGGACCGGCCCGGCGCTGGATGGCGTGACGGTTACCGCGATGAGCGCAGTGCCGGTACCCGAGCCGACGACCTGGGCGCTGATGCTCGGCGGTTTCGCGCTGATCGGCAGCACGCTGCGTCGTCGTCAGTCGGTCGTTCAGTTCTCCTGA
- the pheS gene encoding phenylalanine--tRNA ligase subunit alpha — protein sequence MTDVTSLKDGLIADIAAADTLDAVEALRVSALGKSGAITALLKTLGRMSPEERQQQGPAIHDLRESVTSAIAARKTALETAALDARLASETLDMTLPVDLPPPGSIHPVSQVMDELAEIFADLGFAVATGPEIEDDWRNFTALNIPETHPARAMHDTFYFGDNARATGGDGNLAAMLLRTHTSPVQIRTMTSTPPPIRIIAPGRVYRSDSDATHTPMFHQIEGLVIDKGIHLGHLKWTLETFLKAFFEREDIVLRLRPSYFPFTEPSVEVDVGYTIEKGQRVIGGSGDAENGGWMEVLGSGMVHPNVIRNCGLDPAEWQGFAFGTGVDRLAMLKYGMNDLRAFFDGDLRWLRHYGFSALDVPTLSGGVGA from the coding sequence ATGACCGACGTCACATCCCTCAAGGACGGCCTCATCGCCGACATCGCCGCCGCCGACACCCTCGATGCCGTGGAAGCGCTGCGCGTCAGCGCGCTGGGCAAGAGCGGCGCCATCACCGCCCTGCTCAAGACATTGGGGCGGATGAGCCCGGAAGAGCGCCAGCAGCAAGGCCCCGCGATCCACGACCTGCGCGAAAGCGTGACGAGCGCTATAGCCGCCCGCAAGACCGCGCTTGAAACGGCAGCGCTCGATGCCCGCCTCGCCTCCGAGACGCTGGACATGACGCTGCCGGTGGACCTGCCGCCGCCGGGCAGCATTCATCCCGTCAGCCAGGTGATGGACGAGCTGGCCGAGATCTTCGCCGACCTGGGCTTCGCGGTCGCTACCGGCCCGGAGATCGAGGATGACTGGCGCAACTTCACCGCGCTCAACATCCCCGAGACGCACCCCGCCCGCGCCATGCACGACACCTTCTACTTCGGCGACAATGCGCGCGCGACCGGCGGAGACGGCAATCTGGCCGCGATGTTGCTGCGCACCCACACCTCGCCGGTGCAGATCCGCACCATGACGAGCACGCCGCCGCCGATCCGCATCATCGCGCCTGGCCGCGTCTACCGCTCGGACAGCGACGCGACCCACACGCCGATGTTCCACCAGATCGAGGGTCTGGTGATCGACAAGGGTATTCACCTCGGGCACCTCAAATGGACGCTGGAGACCTTCCTCAAGGCGTTCTTCGAGCGTGAGGACATCGTCCTGCGCCTGCGCCCCAGCTACTTCCCCTTCACCGAGCCTTCGGTGGAAGTGGACGTGGGCTACACCATCGAGAAGGGCCAGCGCGTCATCGGCGGCAGCGGCGATGCGGAAAATGGCGGCTGGATGGAAGTGCTCGGCAGCGGCATGGTCCACCCCAATGTCATCCGCAATTGCGGGCTGGATCCCGCTGAGTGGCAGGGCTTTGCCTTCGGCACCGGCGTCGACCGGCTCGCCATGCTCAAATATGGCATGAACGACCTCCGCGCCTTCTTCGACGGCGATCTGCGCTGGTTGCGCCATTACGGCTTCTCCGCGCTGGATGTGCCTACGCTGAGCGGAGGAGTGGGCGCATGA